Proteins co-encoded in one Pocillopora verrucosa isolate sample1 chromosome 1, ASM3666991v2, whole genome shotgun sequence genomic window:
- the LOC131778504 gene encoding uncharacterized protein, which yields MAGNFERSDVVEKVELFDDPEVATNSAETPSSRNEVQPQEADLRNEQSRLPEQADKPDGSEIEKELDDALNKGDFDDINQKVTPKTLASCKSNTLLKTFQVNKALQDLAHDENSEKDDVKMLEKSIDEFISALIDPLKVDPDTKKSFQSCFDDVIDKAIDTEQKKFISHPVVYDLLNTTWYRSFFSTRKKSWRSPGRWGYFFLNLWTVFDFVLFPFLFAIFFVLHLIKRVLRRRREIEMCFVSTLDKDGPREEFDLIKKTMNYIIQEYGYQSASYCEILRKNNKLIGDMNFETSCSGEATLHNRIVELEQPSSPALLSEYLEAVYRVFRTPNVREEAKKVVVFFLNYTLDMSMEKTVELQRLVKDIKDMQVNIVPVGIGENAKLSQLKWMATKDGTALHFGEYESPETLGTAVIQGIEGKDIYERYKDYFTTPYFVFCRDTLSYITLLVLLFALCLSPSTLSFSRLELVISVFFVGRIVMEIEQFIMIRHEKNGVKARKGKRNSVGSTRQACSPEDPQETNEAGNDSILLKTFTGYFSDRWNLLDFVTLVLYLITIILRIITLRISTDVSENRPLIVSEYFYGFIAMFLALRAFGQVIERLRKMGTIQIALFFIMSDVLGIFWQFVALILAFALPITKIYIAEKAYTSGRDSAEDFISRVCSEPGILCWWDIATHLTWSLLGLAEVDKLDAADFPSVFFIRLLYGLFLIMVVVLLVNMMIALLSNTYQQVQDNSLHEWSFKRAIIVRTYSKSHPIPVPFNILSVPLMLLWNIFYPCCTSSETRGLDEEGRRGTLNKLVKKLERRYIEKYGYEFPLTEERKMDHLVRQNEGGRKMTNQIVREIFQTHGNKAKKLAFGQSAWDNSQGIAVDGCLLTYLGPDFCEKCREDGKRTNIHSAKLNSPFTEETPRFEVLIQGTGEGRIIALGVLNEDFDCHKIPGCGIGTVGYHVDDGKIFEGGYPEVGREIEGAVAYRGDLIACEVDFKEVPDGKISVLFSLNGEEVGRSSVEYNSKQTLYPIVSMGSPCIKVLAKMCYRDRFNRVTTEDIQKEIKILQDNFQDLKRMLLDLRKK from the exons GTCAACAAAGCACTTCAAGATTTAGCACATGATGAGAACTCGGAGAAAGATGATGTAAAAATGCTGGAAAAATCTATAGATGAGTTCATATCAGCCTTAATAGACCCTCTTAAAGTTGACCCCGATAccaaaaaatcatttcaaagttgttttgaCGATGTGATTGACAAGGCAATCGACACAGAGCAGAAGAAG TTCATCTCTCACCCAGTGGTGTATGACTTGCTCAACACTACATGGTACCGCTCCTTTTTCTCAACAAGAAAGAAATCATGGCGGTCACCTGGACGCTGGGGATACTTTTTTCTCAACCTTTGGACAGTGTTTGACTTCGTCTTGTTTCCCTTCCTCTTTGCCATTTTCTTCGTTCTGCATTTGATAAAACGGGTCTTGAGGAGAAGAAGAG AaattgaaatgtgttttgtttcGACGCTGGACAAGGATGGGCCAAGAGAGGAATTTGATCTAATCAAAAAGACGATGAACTACATCATTCAGGAATATGGCTACCAATCTGCCAGCTACTGTGAGATTTTAcgtaaaaacaacaaattgatTGGTGACATGAACTTTGAAACGAGTTGCTCTGGTGAGGCCACACTGCATAATAGGATTGTCGAGTTAGAGCAGCCAAGCTCTCCTGCTCTACTCTCTGAATATCTCGAAGCTGTTTATCGTGTATTCAGAACCCCAAACGTTCGAGAAGAAGCTAAGAAG GTTGTCgtgttttttcttaattacaCATTGGACATGTCAATGGAAAAAACTGTGGAGCTACAGAGATTAGTAAAGGATATAAAGGATATGCAAGTTAACATCGTTCCCGTCGGTATTGGGGAGAACGCCAAATTATCACAATTAAAATGGATGGCAACTAAAGATGGCACAGCACTTCACTTTGGAGAATACGAGTCACCCGAGACGTTAGGGACAGCGGTCATACAAG GTATCGAGGGAAAGGACATCTATG AGAGATACAAAGATTACTTTACGACTCCTTATTTCGTCTTTTGTCGCGACACGCTGAGCTATATCACCCTCCTCGTCCTTCTATTCGCTCTTTGCCTGTCCCCTTCAACTCTTTCCTTCAGTCGACTAGAATTGGTTATATCAGTTTTCTTCGTGGGACGCATTGTAATGGAGATAGAGCAGTTTATCATGATTAGGCATGAAAAGAACGGAGTGAAAGCGCGCAAAGGGAAGAGAAATAGTGTCGGATCCACCCGCCAAGCATGTTCACCTGAGGATCCACAGGAGACAAACGAGGCAGGAAATGACAGCATTTTGCTAAAGACGTTTACTGGTTACTTCAG TGACCGCTGGAATTTGCTTGACTTCGTCACTCTTGTTTTGTACCTGATTACCATTATATTACGCATAATAACATTAAGGATCTCCACTGACGTATCAGAAAACAGACCCTTGATTGTGTCGGAGTATTTCTATGGTTTTATTGCCATGTTTCTTGCACTAAGAGCCTTTGGTCAAGTCATAGAGCGCTTGCGGAAAATGGGTACAATACAAATCGCCCTATTCTTTATCATGTCTGATGTCTTGGGGATATTTTGGCAGTTTGTGGCTTTGATACTGGCTTTTGCGCTGCCCATTACAAAGATTTATATAGCTGAGAAAGCTTATACTTCAGGAAGAGATTCCGCGGAAGATTT TATTTCAAGGGTATGCAGTGAACCAGGGATACTTTG TTGGTGGGACATAGCGACACACCTAACCTGGTCCTTGCTGGGTTTAGCTGAAGTGGATAAGTTGGACGCCGCCGACTTTCCTTCCGTTTTTTTTATTCGTCTGCTGTACGGCTTGTTCTTAATCATGGTAGTTGTTCTTCTCGTGAACATGATGATTGCTTTGCTCTCCAATACGTATCAGCAGGTTCAG GATAATTCACTGCATGAGTGGTCTTTCAAGAGAGCCATTATTGTTAGGACTTACAGTAAGAGTCATCCAATACCGGTGCCTTTCAACATTTTGTCTGTCCCACTAATGTTACTCTGGAACATCTTTTATCCGTGTTGCACTTCGTCTGAAACTCGTGGTTTGGATGAGGAAGGGCGG AGAGGAACCCTGAATAAATTGGTGAAGAAGCTAGAAAGAAGATACATCGAGAAGTACGGATATGAATTTCCCCTCACAG AGGAAAGAAAGATGGATCACTTGGTTAGACAAAATGAAGGAGGTCGGAAAATGACTAATCAGATTGTACGGGAAATATTCCAAACGCATGGAAACAAGGCGAAGAAACTTGCGTTTGGCCAAAGT GCGTGGGATAACTCGCAGGGAATTGCTGTGGATGGCTGCCTCCTAACTTACTTAGGACCTGATTTCTGCGAAAAATGCCGCGAAGATGGAAAGCGTACCAACATTCACAGTGCCAAATTAAATTCTCCCTTTACAGAAGAGACACCACGATTTGAG GTACTCATTCAGGGGACTGGAGAGGGGCGTATTATAGCACTAGGTGTTTTGAATGAAGATTTCGACTGTCACAAAATACCTGGTTGTGGTATTGGAACAGTTGGTTACCATGTAGacgatgggaaaatatttgaaggTGGCTACCCTGAAGTGGGAAGAGAGATTGAAG GAGCCGTGGCTTACCGCGGCGATCTCATCGCTTGTGAAGTTGATTTTAAAGAAGTCCCTGATGGTAAAATCTCTGTGTTGTTCTCCTTGAACGGTGAAGAAGTAGGGCGTTCTTCAGTGGAGTATAACTCTAAACAAACTCTATATCCCATCGTCTCAATGGGATCTCCATGCATTAAAGTGCTGGCAAAG ATGTGCTATCGAGACCGTTTCAATAGAGTAACAACTGAAGACATTcagaaggaaattaaaattctgCAGGATAATTTTCAGGATCTGAAGAGGATGTTGCTGGATCTGAGAAAGAAATAG